One genomic window of Caenorhabditis elegans chromosome I includes the following:
- the zipt-2.4 gene encoding Zinc transporter ZIP3 (Confirmed by transcript evidence), with product MNEAILKLVLMFVMFSLTVIVGLSPLKVLHKLRHEAATAQSSSKHKHVSLVLCLLTCFSGGVFLATCFLHLFPELRENLETLDTVHNFRIDYPVGELLSCLGFFLIFFLEEVVIMIIPSFAHGHGHGHGHDHHHHETTPPLASKSVEASGAGGCCMADTVDEIKKKEDDLVVDETTALTKTTKRAISEEKEGDGHCQTHCPLTVHERRGSNECTANATQYGRRISRNQNRFSSYGSTLNGDLLFGENDDEEGSECTFAPVAFAEPERCETNCEAIDEDPPILMKSRPHAHSHGVRSITFVLALGIHSIIEGLAFGVQSGNDTIIALFLSLMVHKLIVAFSVGLQLFRTHAHQIKWVIISIFTLASMTPLGALIGLAVTSAADNALWKDLTITILQGLAVGTFIYVTFFEVLLHERDNEHPNLLKLLVMFIGFALIGALRGFESSHGHSHSGSTEPHFHGNSSFDDYGH from the exons atgaacGAAGCAATACTGAAATTGGTGTTAATGTTTGTAATGTTTTCGCTCACAGTTATCGTTGGATTATCGCCATTAAAA GTACTTCACAAATTACGGCATGAAGCAGCGACAGCTCAGAGCTCATCAAAACACAAACACGTTTCCCTTGTTCTCTGCCTTTTGACATGCTTTTCTGGAG gagtCTTTCTTGCCACGTGTTTCCTTCATCTTTTCCCAGAACTTcgtgaaaatcttgaaaccCTCGATACAGTTCATAATTTTCGTATCGATTATCCAGTCGGAGAACTTTTATCTTGTCTCGGATTCTTTCTTATCTTCTTTCTCGAAGAAGTCGTTATTATGATAATTCCATCATTTGCTCATGGACATGGACATGGTCACGGACatgatcatcatcatcatgaaACTACACCTCCATTGGCTTCAAAAAGTGTCGAAGCTTCTGGCGCTGGAGGATGTTGTATGGCTGATACTGTTgatgaaattaagaaaaaagaagacgaccttgttg TTGATGAAACGACTGCACTGACGAAAACAACAAAACGAGCGATATCGGAGGAAAAAGAAGGAGATGGACATTGTCAAACTCATTGCCCATTAACTGTACACGAGAGAAGAGGATCAAATGAATGTACTGCTAATGCTACACa ATACGGTCGTCGAATTAGCCGTAATCAGAATCGATTCTCATCATACGGTAGCACTTTGAACGGAGATTTATTATTTGGGgaaaatgatgatgaagaaggaAGTGAATG TACATTCGCCCCAGTTGCATTTGCCGAGCCAGAACGATGTGAAACAAATTGTGAAGCAATTGATGAGGATCCTCCAATTCTCATGAAATCTCGCCCACATGCTCATTCTCATGGAGTACGATCAATTACATTTGTATTGGCACTGGGAATTCATTCAATTATTGAAGGTCTCGCATTTGGAGTTCAATCAGGAAATGATACGATTATTGCTTTATTCCTATCATTAATGGTTCACAAATTGATTGTCGCATTTTCTGTTGGCCTTCAATTGTTCAGAACTCATGCACATCAGATTAAATGG GTGATCATCTCAATCTTCACACTTGCTTCAATGACTCCACTTGGTGCACTGATTGGCCTTGCAGTCACATCAGCAGCTGATAATGCCCTCTGGAAAGATTTGACGATCACGATTCTGCAAGGTCTTGCAGTCGGAACATTCATCTATGTCACTTTCTTCGag GTTCTTCTTCACGAAAGAGACAACGAGCATCCAAatcttttaaaacttttagtgATGTTTATTGGATTTGCATTGATTGGAGCATTACGTGGATTCGAATCGAGTCATGGTCATTCTCATAGTGGCTCGACAGAACCACATTTCCATGGAAATTCATCTTTTGATGACTATGGACATTAA
- the zipt-2.4 gene encoding Zinc transporter ZIP3 (Confirmed by transcript evidence), whose protein sequence is MNEAILKLVLMFVMFSLTVIVGLSPLKVLHKLRHEAATAQSSSKHKHVSLVLCLLTCFSGGVFLATCFLHLFPELRENLETLDTVHNFRIDYPVGELLSCLGFFLIFFLEEVVIMIIPSFAHGHGHGHGHDHHHHETTPPLASKSVEASGAGGCCMADTVDEIKKKEDDLVVDETTALTKTTKRAISEEKEGDGHCQTHCPLTVHERRGSNECTANATHTFAPVAFAEPERCETNCEAIDEDPPILMKSRPHAHSHGVRSITFVLALGIHSIIEGLAFGVQSGNDTIIALFLSLMVHKLIVAFSVGLQLFRTHAHQIKWVIISIFTLASMTPLGALIGLAVTSAADNALWKDLTITILQGLAVGTFIYVTFFEVLLHERDNEHPNLLKLLVMFIGFALIGALRGFESSHGHSHSGSTEPHFHGNSSFDDYGH, encoded by the exons atgaacGAAGCAATACTGAAATTGGTGTTAATGTTTGTAATGTTTTCGCTCACAGTTATCGTTGGATTATCGCCATTAAAA GTACTTCACAAATTACGGCATGAAGCAGCGACAGCTCAGAGCTCATCAAAACACAAACACGTTTCCCTTGTTCTCTGCCTTTTGACATGCTTTTCTGGAG gagtCTTTCTTGCCACGTGTTTCCTTCATCTTTTCCCAGAACTTcgtgaaaatcttgaaaccCTCGATACAGTTCATAATTTTCGTATCGATTATCCAGTCGGAGAACTTTTATCTTGTCTCGGATTCTTTCTTATCTTCTTTCTCGAAGAAGTCGTTATTATGATAATTCCATCATTTGCTCATGGACATGGACATGGTCACGGACatgatcatcatcatcatgaaACTACACCTCCATTGGCTTCAAAAAGTGTCGAAGCTTCTGGCGCTGGAGGATGTTGTATGGCTGATACTGTTgatgaaattaagaaaaaagaagacgaccttgttg TTGATGAAACGACTGCACTGACGAAAACAACAAAACGAGCGATATCGGAGGAAAAAGAAGGAGATGGACATTGTCAAACTCATTGCCCATTAACTGTACACGAGAGAAGAGGATCAAATGAATGTACTGCTAATGCTACACa TACATTCGCCCCAGTTGCATTTGCCGAGCCAGAACGATGTGAAACAAATTGTGAAGCAATTGATGAGGATCCTCCAATTCTCATGAAATCTCGCCCACATGCTCATTCTCATGGAGTACGATCAATTACATTTGTATTGGCACTGGGAATTCATTCAATTATTGAAGGTCTCGCATTTGGAGTTCAATCAGGAAATGATACGATTATTGCTTTATTCCTATCATTAATGGTTCACAAATTGATTGTCGCATTTTCTGTTGGCCTTCAATTGTTCAGAACTCATGCACATCAGATTAAATGG GTGATCATCTCAATCTTCACACTTGCTTCAATGACTCCACTTGGTGCACTGATTGGCCTTGCAGTCACATCAGCAGCTGATAATGCCCTCTGGAAAGATTTGACGATCACGATTCTGCAAGGTCTTGCAGTCGGAACATTCATCTATGTCACTTTCTTCGag GTTCTTCTTCACGAAAGAGACAACGAGCATCCAAatcttttaaaacttttagtgATGTTTATTGGATTTGCATTGATTGGAGCATTACGTGGATTCGAATCGAGTCATGGTCATTCTCATAGTGGCTCGACAGAACCACATTTCCATGGAAATTCATCTTTTGATGACTATGGACATTAA